A window of Phyllobacterium sp. T1293 contains these coding sequences:
- a CDS encoding DUF1127 domain-containing protein, giving the protein MNLIRSYSNWRRYRDTVSELNRLSTRELNDLGISRSDIPFVAKKSAVR; this is encoded by the coding sequence ATGAACCTTATCCGCTCTTACAGCAACTGGCGCCGTTATCGTGACACGGTTTCCGAGCTGAACCGTCTGTCGACCCGCGAACTGAACGATCTGGGCATCTCCCGCTCGGACATCCCGTTCGTAGCCAAGAAGTCTGCAGTACGCTAA
- a CDS encoding DUF2157 domain-containing protein, whose amino-acid sequence MIIGFTLRKHIARWQRDGLIDETTAERLRKDIAGHGVSFGLGNVLAILGAILLGAALLSLIAANWEAMPRLVRVGLIFAVLWCGYLGGAWRASRGDKVFSEALYLIAAIGFGAGIAFVGQMYHLSGDMASAALWWTGGTVIAALLLRSPTLVSTSIVIAGIYLAASVEPDNTSRLTYVWLVPVFSVMAAGLIGYVKADVARHFLAVLLLVFVCVVHFDLDASTILWLALATGLGLFLADALRSPVLDDLTGWSIGLGAYGFLAAHMVLMIFQFDDHGFGRTREVTIGFAILALAIAGLALSGHRNLAIRWSAYAIFCVEVLYLAFETIGTMIGTAGFFLTIGVLVLLLAVFVIRMERRLQKKSLLKSVAP is encoded by the coding sequence ATGATAATCGGCTTCACCCTGCGCAAACATATTGCGCGGTGGCAGCGGGACGGGCTGATTGATGAAACCACGGCAGAACGCTTGCGCAAGGATATTGCCGGGCATGGTGTCAGCTTTGGCCTTGGCAATGTTCTGGCCATTCTCGGTGCTATTCTGCTTGGCGCTGCGCTTCTGTCCCTGATTGCTGCCAATTGGGAGGCCATGCCAAGGCTTGTCCGCGTTGGGTTGATCTTCGCTGTTCTCTGGTGCGGTTATCTTGGCGGCGCATGGCGGGCGAGCAGGGGTGACAAGGTTTTCAGCGAAGCGCTCTATCTGATCGCCGCGATAGGTTTCGGCGCCGGTATCGCGTTTGTCGGTCAAATGTATCATCTATCGGGTGACATGGCCTCTGCTGCCCTGTGGTGGACTGGAGGAACGGTTATTGCTGCCCTGTTGCTGCGATCACCGACACTTGTCTCAACCAGCATTGTCATTGCCGGTATCTATCTTGCAGCAAGCGTAGAGCCGGATAATACATCACGTTTGACCTATGTCTGGCTCGTACCAGTCTTTTCTGTCATGGCGGCAGGCCTGATCGGGTACGTGAAAGCTGACGTGGCGCGGCATTTTCTGGCGGTTTTGCTGCTTGTCTTTGTCTGTGTGGTTCATTTCGATCTGGATGCCAGCACCATCCTGTGGCTGGCACTTGCTACAGGACTTGGCTTGTTTCTGGCTGATGCATTGCGCTCGCCGGTTCTGGATGATCTGACTGGATGGAGTATAGGTCTTGGTGCCTATGGCTTTCTGGCTGCCCATATGGTGCTGATGATTTTCCAGTTTGATGATCATGGGTTTGGCCGGACGCGCGAGGTGACAATAGGCTTTGCCATTCTGGCGCTCGCGATTGCCGGTTTGGCCCTGTCGGGGCACCGCAATCTTGCCATAAGGTGGAGCGCCTATGCGATTTTCTGTGTTGAGGTTCTTTATCTTGCTTTCGAAACAATCGGCACGATGATTGGAACAGCCGGCTTTTTCCTCACCATCGGTGTGCTGGTGCTGCTGCTTGCGGTCTTTGTTATCCGCATGGAGCGCCGCCTTCAGAAAAAGAGTCTGCTGAAGAGTGTAGCGCCATGA
- a CDS encoding GDYXXLXY domain-containing protein, with product MKINRFLIAGIVVALLQSGVLYAMVEKHAMVLRHGTMITLATEPVDPRDLLRGEYVRLGYGISSVGTDKVTGNKPETTGLIDIYVTVKEGADGRWNFASASWQKRTDIAAGDVQLHGRTLNHSYAVTNDVYAVQYGVERYYLPEGWGQTVEKMQGEHALDAVIAVSKAGDAQISALKYNGRLLYQEPAY from the coding sequence ATGAAAATAAATCGCTTTTTGATTGCAGGGATTGTCGTCGCACTGCTGCAGTCGGGTGTACTTTACGCCATGGTGGAAAAACATGCGATGGTTCTTCGCCATGGCACAATGATCACCTTGGCAACGGAACCGGTTGATCCACGCGACCTTTTGCGGGGCGAATATGTGCGGCTCGGCTATGGCATTTCATCCGTTGGAACAGACAAAGTGACCGGCAACAAGCCCGAGACAACAGGGCTCATCGATATCTATGTCACGGTCAAGGAAGGTGCGGACGGGCGGTGGAATTTCGCCAGCGCTTCCTGGCAGAAGCGTACGGACATTGCTGCCGGTGACGTTCAATTGCACGGACGGACGCTCAATCATTCCTACGCGGTCACAAATGACGTTTATGCGGTCCAGTACGGCGTTGAGCGCTATTACCTTCCTGAAGGTTGGGGGCAAACTGTTGAGAAGATGCAAGGCGAACACGCTCTTGATGCTGTGATCGCGGTGTCGAAGGCAGGCGACGCCCAGATCAGTGCGCTCAAATATAATGGGCGTCTGCTCTATCAGGAGCCCGCATATTAG